TGCTCTGTTCGTCCACATACTTCTGGTAAAACGCTACAAGGGCCTTGGCGATGCTCTGGCGGATTGCGTAGATCTGAGACGTGTGGCCTCCACCTTTGACACGGATCCTCATGTCGACGCCGGCGAAACGGTGTCGTCCGAGCAGAAGGATCGGCTCGTAGGCCTTGAACCGGAGGATCTCCGGCTCCACCAGCTCGATCGGACAGCCGTTGATCTTGATCAGGCCGCGTCCCCGCTTGCAGTAGGTCACTGCCACCGCCGTCTTCTTTCGGCCAAAGCACTGAACGGACTCTATAGCTGGGGTCGCCATGGTTGCTGCTCTGGGTTTTGGGTCACCTTTAGGGCTTTTGGTGGCTCTGTGTGTGTAAGTGATAGAGAGCTCGAAGAGgcgcgagagagagagtgtgggaaataatatatgagagagggatttagggtttttgatCGAGTGGACGGCTCTGATTACTTTGTGACACAACAGTGAGATGGTCACCAGAGGAAAATGTATCGTCCGTGCAACTCGATTATTTGCTAACACCTGTGGTGTTCTCGGCCATTAGCAAAATTGGCTAAAATAGCCCATTTGTAAATAGTCTTAGCCATTAGGCCCTTTTCTGTTTGCGAAACTGGGGTATGTAATGTGTTTAGTGTCaatttgtattatttaataCCTACTATTTTAAATGAGTTGAGTTATTAATACTCTCCTTACTTGACTAATTAATACAACCCACACAGCTTAGTTTAGATAATACACATTTAATTATAGAGCTAGGGAAAAAGAACACACacattctttttttggtgaagaagAACGCACATTCATGTGAAAAATTAGACatcattttcatcttcttcttcgtaGGGTTCTTCTTTGCTATTTTCTCCACAGATTATTTTCAtcacttttctctctctctctctctctctctctctctcttcttatgtcttcatcttctctttctttatatatgttgaggcccaaaaaatccaaggctgggcccaaatatattttcgGCCCAGCACAATACCAAGcgaaaaattcttatttaagTAACatgccacgctacaagcttaagtgggcttAAGGCACGCGAATGCCTGAGGTTTGCTGagcgggttgtggtatggatgg
The window above is part of the Prunus dulcis chromosome 1, ALMONDv2, whole genome shotgun sequence genome. Proteins encoded here:
- the LOC117622486 gene encoding 40S ribosomal protein S16-like — translated: MATPAIESVQCFGRKKTAVAVTYCKRGRGLIKINGCPIELVEPEILRFKAYEPILLLGRHRFAGVDMRIRVKGGGHTSQIYAIRQSIAKALVAFYQKYVDEQSKKEIKDILVRYDRTLLVADPRRCEPKKFGGRGARARFQKSYR